A window of Xylanibacillus composti genomic DNA:
TGTACTTGTGCGGCAAATTCGTTCGTCTGCATGGCGGCGACATCTGGTATGAAGCGCGTCCCGGGGAAGGCAGTACGTTCTTCTTCACCCTCCCGACGCATGAAGCGGCTGCGGGTCTACAGCGTACATGGAAGGAGGTCGATGCGGAATGAAAGTGATCGTCATCGATGATGAGCCGGCGATGCATTATATCATGTCGAGGCTGCTCGGCAAGTTCCCGGGAGTGGAGGTCGTCGGATGCTTCGAGGATACGGTCTCTGCCGTGCGGCATATGGAAGAACATGAAGTGCATGTAGCGTATGTCGATATCAGCATGCCGAGGGAAACCGGGATTCAGTTCGCCGAACGAATCGCACAGCTGCATCCCGATCTGCACATCGTCTTTGTCACTTCTAATGACGAGTACGCGCTGCATGCTTTCGAGCTTGCCGCGCTCGATTACATCATGAAGCCCGTGATGCCCGAGCGTTTGGAAATGTCGGTGAATCGGGCGAGGGCGCTGTTTCATTCCCGGGAAACAGCCGAAGAGCCGGACGCCAATCCCGTCCGCATTTACGCGTTGGGCGGATTGGAGGTCCAGACCGCACACGGAAGCGTGAAATGGATATCCCGCAAGAGCGCGGAGTTGTTCGGCTATTTGCTCCTGCATCAGGGCAGAGTGGTTTCCCGCGTCCGGATTATTGCCGATGTATTTGGCGACATGCCGCCAAGCAATGCGGAGAAGTACCTGAATACGTCCGTCTACCATCTCAGGAAGGCGCTCGACCCTCACGGGCTGAAATCGATTGTTCAATCGGACAGCGAGGGTTATCGGCTGCACATCGTGAATGCCAGCATTGATTTTATCGCATTCGAGGAGAACGTGAAGCGTCTGGCGGAGATTGAATCCTCCAATCTGGAGCAAGCCTTGGAGTCGGAGGCGCAATATGTCGGGGATTTGTTCGGGGAGCGGGGGTTCGGCTGGGCGTTGAGCGACATGGAGCGCCTTTCCGCCTTGTACGCCGCTTTCGTCAAAAAACTGGCGAAGGTGCTTCTGGAACGGCACGAAGAAGAAACAGCGGTTCGCATGCTGAACAAGTTATTCAACCGCAACGAATTGGATGAGGAAACGGTCGAATTGCTGCTTTACGCTTATGCCGCCAAGAAGGATCAAGCATCGCTTGCAAAACTGTACCGAAATTTCGTGAAGGGACTGCGTCTGGAGCTGGGCATTGATCCATCGAAGGAACTGGAAGCGGTGTATGCGAGACTGCAAGCGTCATGGCATGCCGGATGAACATTCATACCTTGCGCAATAACCCGCGAGGCCAACAGCCGCGCGGGTTTTGTCGTTTGCCCTCGGATTTCTTTTATTATTCTTTTATTGGCGTTTATTAGTATGGAGGAAGCCGAATGGTCAAGGGGGGCGGGTCCCATAGCGTGTTGAAATTGATGTTGCTGGATGATCAGCCTGCTGATCGGGAGGCTGTCGAGCAGATCGTCAGATCCATTCCCGATGTGGAATGGCTGGGAGCCTGCGTTAATTCGGGAGAAGCATTGGACGCAGCCGTCAAGCGAAAGCCCGATGTGGTCATAGCCGCCGTCGAGCTGGCGGAGATGAACGGTCTTGCTTTTACGAGCAAGCTGCAGGAGATGCTGCCTGCTGTCCGCGTTATCGTCTCCGCCAGCAGCGGCGATTATGCGAGACAAGCCTACGATGCAGGGGCGAGAGGATATCTGATCAAGCCGATTGATCAGAACAGCTTGATAAAGGTGCTAGGCAAAGTGTCAATGCTAAAGGGGTCTTCGAACCTGTATGAATTGGAATAGTTGGAGCTTGGATTAAGAAGGTATTTATAAATCCGGCATTGCTGGCGTCCCGACAAAAACAAAAAATAAGGAGTGAAGAGAATTGTTGCGTCGTATGAAAAAAAGTTTGCCTTTGAGTTTCCTTTTGCTGATTCTTTTCTTAAGCGGATGTATTGGAACAGGATTCGGCAATTTTTCCATTTTCCTGACAGAGCCGTTGCATGCAGGGGAAGAAGTCCAAATTCGCTTTTCTGACGGATCAACGGATTATTTTACTGAAATTTACGCGAATGAACCCTGTATCGTAACAACTTCTACTCAATGTACAAGAGTTTTTGTAGAAAATTACCCCACCGACAAAATCATTGTGGGCGCTTATATTACCGATAACAACGTAAGCTGGGTTCCATCTTACACATATTCAACGAATAGCCGTGCGGTAGAAGGGACAGCGATTCATGATTCCAAGCCCGAAATTCCTGCGCAATATTACCAACTGGCGACTAT
This region includes:
- a CDS encoding response regulator; translated protein: MKVIVIDDEPAMHYIMSRLLGKFPGVEVVGCFEDTVSAVRHMEEHEVHVAYVDISMPRETGIQFAERIAQLHPDLHIVFVTSNDEYALHAFELAALDYIMKPVMPERLEMSVNRARALFHSRETAEEPDANPVRIYALGGLEVQTAHGSVKWISRKSAELFGYLLLHQGRVVSRVRIIADVFGDMPPSNAEKYLNTSVYHLRKALDPHGLKSIVQSDSEGYRLHIVNASIDFIAFEENVKRLAEIESSNLEQALESEAQYVGDLFGERGFGWALSDMERLSALYAAFVKKLAKVLLERHEEETAVRMLNKLFNRNELDEETVELLLYAYAAKKDQASLAKLYRNFVKGLRLELGIDPSKELEAVYARLQASWHAG
- a CDS encoding LytR/AlgR family response regulator transcription factor gives rise to the protein MLKLMLLDDQPADREAVEQIVRSIPDVEWLGACVNSGEALDAAVKRKPDVVIAAVELAEMNGLAFTSKLQEMLPAVRVIVSASSGDYARQAYDAGARGYLIKPIDQNSLIKVLGKVSMLKGSSNLYELE